A genomic stretch from Ureibacillus composti includes:
- a CDS encoding EAL domain-containing protein, translating to MYKAIHQDLLELYYQPKIDIKSNKMIGMEALLRWHDSELGQIPPNKFIPIAEESGLICDIGEWVLRKASLQIIQWKEQYGLNLRVAVNISPTHFEEPCFIDRLKIIIEETKIDPKNLEIEITELSMMHYTNELINKIKKLKDLGLTISIDDFGTGYSSLSYLKNFPVDTLKIDRSFIVSMIDGDSNIAMVSAIISLAHALKMNVVAEGVETEYELEILKKHHCEFVQGYYFSKPLSVSDFDRFLENNK from the coding sequence TTGTATAAAGCAATACATCAGGACCTTCTAGAACTTTATTATCAGCCGAAGATTGATATTAAATCTAATAAAATGATTGGTATGGAGGCATTGCTTCGTTGGCATGATTCGGAACTGGGACAGATTCCACCTAACAAATTCATACCCATTGCAGAGGAAAGCGGTTTGATTTGTGATATCGGGGAATGGGTATTAAGAAAGGCTTCATTACAAATTATACAGTGGAAAGAGCAATACGGATTAAATTTACGTGTTGCCGTCAATATCTCACCAACACATTTTGAAGAGCCTTGTTTTATTGATCGATTAAAGATCATTATTGAAGAAACGAAAATAGATCCTAAAAACTTAGAAATTGAAATTACTGAATTAAGTATGATGCATTATACTAATGAGTTAATAAATAAAATTAAAAAGTTAAAAGATTTAGGTTTAACGATTTCTATTGATGATTTTGGAACAGGCTATAGTTCATTAAGTTATTTGAAAAACTTCCCTGTAGACACATTGAAAATTGACCGTTCATTTATAGTTAGCATGATTGACGGGGATTCAAATATTGCCATGGTTTCAGCCATCATTTCTTTAGCACATGCGTTGAAAATGAATGTTGTAGCTGAAGGCGTTGAAACTGAATATGAACTAGAGATTTTAAAGAAACATCATTGTGAGTTTGTACAGGGCTATTACTTCAGCAAACCTTTAAGTGTATCGGATTTTGATCGATTTTTAGAGAATAATAAGTAG
- the istA gene encoding IS21 family transposase, translating to MLAMSEVNCIKTLRNEKGLSISAVATTMKVNWRTAKKYGDGDQLPQEKTHQKKGMMYTEKWGEIIVDWLEEDIKVKKKLRRTNKKMFEDLQSMGFKGSYRTVCDFIQEWRAAEDDDMSKGYERLDHPEGEAQLDFGTMEAVQDGEIVDVHALVMSFPASNTGFAVPMPGENLECFLSGLQQLFKQAGGVPISIRIDNLTPAVKKVRKGETEAELTDAFRHFQQYYGFKVQVCNPASGNEKGHVERKVGYVRYNFFSTPPVINDFEDLREQLECQLKKDRQRLHYKKEELIEDLWLQEQKQLLKLPEEPYPVFKQFAIGFNKYNEFNLDQHLIHVPRARNYVQLYCITYWDSFKVITNEGEILLSDTRPYMKKRRFIPWKDILKDWLKKPRVIGHSRYTPYLPTRIKEYLTVPSFALRKQRLNELITLLVNHDMKEIDQNFYEYIPKNNEEQEHPYGVNWTDYDALSQKGKEVTAHE from the coding sequence ATGCTAGCAATGTCTGAAGTTAATTGTATCAAAACATTACGAAATGAAAAAGGATTATCTATATCTGCGGTGGCTACTACCATGAAAGTCAATTGGCGTACTGCTAAGAAATATGGGGATGGAGATCAACTTCCTCAAGAAAAAACTCATCAGAAAAAAGGCATGATGTATACAGAAAAATGGGGAGAAATCATTGTTGATTGGCTAGAGGAAGATATAAAAGTAAAGAAAAAATTACGTCGTACAAATAAGAAAATGTTCGAAGATTTACAATCAATGGGCTTTAAAGGGTCGTATCGTACAGTGTGTGATTTTATTCAAGAATGGCGAGCTGCAGAAGATGATGATATGAGTAAAGGTTATGAAAGATTAGATCATCCAGAAGGTGAAGCGCAATTGGACTTTGGGACAATGGAGGCCGTTCAAGATGGTGAGATTGTAGATGTACATGCATTAGTTATGTCCTTTCCTGCAAGCAATACTGGCTTTGCGGTGCCGATGCCTGGAGAAAATTTAGAATGTTTTTTAAGTGGATTACAACAGCTCTTTAAACAAGCAGGCGGTGTACCAATTAGTATTCGAATTGATAATTTAACACCTGCAGTAAAAAAAGTAAGAAAAGGTGAAACAGAAGCAGAGTTAACAGATGCCTTTCGGCACTTTCAACAATATTATGGTTTTAAAGTACAGGTATGTAACCCTGCAAGTGGTAATGAAAAAGGCCACGTCGAACGAAAAGTTGGTTATGTACGTTACAATTTCTTTAGCACACCCCCAGTCATTAATGATTTTGAGGATCTGAGAGAACAATTGGAATGTCAATTAAAGAAAGATAGACAGCGACTACATTATAAAAAAGAAGAATTGATTGAAGACCTATGGTTACAGGAGCAAAAGCAATTATTGAAATTACCAGAAGAACCTTATCCTGTATTTAAGCAGTTTGCGATTGGATTTAATAAATATAATGAATTCAATTTGGATCAACACTTGATCCATGTACCGAGAGCGCGAAATTATGTACAACTATATTGTATTACGTATTGGGATTCTTTCAAGGTGATTACAAATGAAGGTGAAATTTTATTATCTGATACAAGACCGTATATGAAGAAACGACGTTTCATTCCGTGGAAAGATATATTAAAAGATTGGTTGAAAAAGCCACGTGTAATCGGGCATTCACGTTATACCCCCTATTTACCAACTCGTATTAAAGAGTACTTAACAGTCCCTTCCTTTGCGTTAAGGAAACAGCGACTAAATGAATTGATAACGCTTTTAGTGAATCATGATATGAAAGAAATTGACCAAAACTTTTACGAATATATTCCGAAAAATAACGAGGAACAGGAACACCCTTACGGTGTAAATTGGACAGATTATGATGCCCTTTCTCAAAAGGGAAAGGAGGTAACAGCACATGAATGA
- the istB gene encoding IS21-like element helper ATPase IstB: MNEAIHQLCKQLRLAHIAESIDDVPFTTPEEYIYQLLLKEQMGREQAKIARNLKQARFIDTKTLETYQWHKDISLPNHITKEELVKLEFIRRNENLILVGAPGTGKTHLASALGRKACEQGYEVRFYRVSHLVEELEQALKTGKLKQFRSKLEKVDLMILDEMGYLPFGKEGAELLFQIITECYEQKSLIITSNLEFSQWNRIFSDSRLTAALVDRLIHHAHIISYTGQSFRLANALSRKQ, encoded by the coding sequence ATGAATGAAGCGATTCATCAATTGTGTAAACAGCTAAGACTAGCCCATATAGCTGAATCTATTGACGATGTTCCATTTACAACGCCAGAAGAATATATTTACCAACTTTTATTAAAAGAACAAATGGGGCGAGAACAAGCCAAAATAGCACGAAACTTAAAACAAGCGCGATTTATTGATACAAAAACATTAGAAACCTATCAATGGCATAAAGATATCAGTTTACCAAATCATATAACCAAAGAAGAATTAGTGAAATTAGAGTTCATTCGAAGAAATGAAAATTTAATTTTAGTTGGAGCGCCAGGTACTGGGAAAACACATTTAGCATCAGCACTAGGTAGAAAGGCTTGTGAGCAAGGATATGAGGTCCGTTTTTATAGAGTTTCACATTTAGTAGAAGAATTAGAGCAGGCACTAAAAACGGGAAAATTAAAGCAATTTCGAAGTAAGTTAGAGAAAGTAGATTTGATGATTTTAGATGAAATGGGTTACCTTCCATTTGGAAAAGAAGGAGCTGAACTACTCTTTCAAATTATTACGGAGTGTTACGAGCAAAAGAGTTTAATTATTACGTCAAACTTAGAATTTAGTCAGTGGAATCGTATTTTTTCAGATTCGCGTTTAACAGCAGCTCTGGTGGATCGCTTAATTCACCATGCCCATATTATTTCTTATACGGGACAGAGCTTCCGTTTAGCCAACGCGTTGTCGAGAAAACAGTAA
- a CDS encoding Ger(x)C family spore germination protein, protein MKKRNLIYLLIFTMFLSGCWDAQQPERMYYGFGLGVDYKDGKYEVYVQLISFANVAKSQQENQNVRQAEIGYGTGKDIDEAVNNLYHSVDEVIYWGHLTFVIFGENVLKNGNINSVIDILTRLSEARYNTWVYATDDHLEELLITTPLLEKGITLTKLGDPINTYKQDSYIDLYSIRKLITRLHEPSYTANIPYIKIAKNWKTKDGIDDASNVNGIAVVTPTGFQGFIKGKKADGLQWLSKKTIRTNLTTKINVASEGNDYLSFSMRHISSKVVPVINGTDVKFDITIRASGKLDGLQSNITKNMIEKEVAKQVKKEVMDTFKAGLEMDVDVYRLSEVLYRKNVKLWKQINQNGKVPLNEDSIQIHFILEKISSGRKEFDETITK, encoded by the coding sequence ATGAAGAAGCGTAATCTTATCTACTTGTTAATATTCACCATGTTTCTTTCAGGCTGTTGGGATGCACAGCAGCCTGAACGGATGTATTATGGATTTGGTTTGGGCGTTGATTATAAAGATGGGAAATATGAAGTTTATGTTCAACTCATTAGCTTTGCAAACGTTGCAAAATCCCAACAAGAAAATCAAAATGTTAGGCAGGCAGAAATAGGATATGGAACAGGAAAAGATATCGATGAAGCAGTAAATAATTTGTACCACTCTGTCGATGAAGTCATTTATTGGGGACATCTTACGTTTGTCATTTTCGGCGAAAATGTATTAAAAAACGGAAATATAAATTCGGTTATTGATATTTTAACCCGTTTATCGGAAGCTAGATATAATACTTGGGTTTACGCTACGGATGATCATTTAGAAGAGTTACTGATTACTACCCCCTTACTTGAAAAAGGAATCACGCTTACGAAATTGGGCGATCCTATCAATACTTATAAACAAGATTCATATATAGACCTATATAGTATACGTAAACTAATTACACGTCTACATGAACCCAGTTATACCGCAAATATTCCTTATATTAAAATCGCAAAAAATTGGAAAACTAAAGATGGAATAGATGATGCGTCAAATGTTAACGGGATTGCGGTAGTTACACCGACTGGATTTCAGGGCTTTATTAAAGGGAAAAAAGCGGATGGACTTCAATGGCTGTCAAAAAAAACCATAAGAACAAACCTTACTACAAAAATAAATGTAGCTTCTGAGGGGAATGACTACTTATCTTTTTCCATGCGCCATATCAGTTCTAAAGTTGTACCTGTTATAAATGGTACTGATGTTAAGTTTGATATTACGATAAGAGCATCTGGAAAATTAGACGGACTTCAAAGTAATATAACTAAAAACATGATTGAGAAAGAAGTAGCCAAACAAGTAAAAAAAGAAGTAATGGATACGTTTAAAGCCGGCTTAGAAATGGACGTTGATGTATATCGACTATCAGAAGTGTTATATAGAAAAAATGTAAAGTTATGGAAACAAATTAATCAAAATGGGAAAGTACCATTAAATGAGGATTCGATTCAAATCCATTTTATACTAGAAAAAATCAGTTCTGGGCGAAAAGAATTTGATGAAACGATCACTAAATAA
- a CDS encoding spore germination protein, which translates to MIDQNTLKNLFLKSADIVFQEYTFNQSKVLFVTCDAMIDQQMLNNMVIPRIDQFFKNSSNQENESNSKKEIILPESQNTTNKNEEIFDKLFKINSKGSQEKDAKEQIILPDSKNTSGNKNKLNFDELLLPSLKLITDQNEAMTLVYSGNVLLYFEDQQVLYASNIAHKPNRTPEETNMEVIIQGPRDNFIEDLSTNIALIRKRLPTNSLCVEKMKVGKRSKTDIAILYVEDAVNKDILTEIKKQLNTVENDAILSGQSLMEFVNKKNWFLPAFNNTGRPDFAVQSLVRGRFTILVDGVSYGVITPVNLGYLLKSSEDFENTIPFSNFERFLHLIGVTLGIIFPAFWLALTYYHQDQLPLALLATVVVTNRGLPLPAPVEMLLLLTIFELLREAGLRLPQAIGGTVSVVGGIIIGDAAISAGITSPAMIVVIAISTIATFTLPNKSLLTTISVIRIAFVIVTAFFGLFGLLICVYLLILYIGNMRVFGVPYLGISADLSWNTIRKILFRPAKYHYQQRPNMLDPQDESRERQ; encoded by the coding sequence ATAATCGATCAAAACACACTGAAAAACTTGTTTTTAAAATCTGCTGATATCGTATTTCAAGAATATACATTTAATCAATCGAAAGTCTTATTCGTTACTTGTGATGCGATGATTGATCAGCAAATGTTAAATAACATGGTCATCCCACGAATTGACCAATTTTTTAAAAATAGTAGTAACCAAGAAAATGAATCAAATAGTAAGAAGGAAATAATTTTACCAGAATCTCAAAATACAACAAATAAAAATGAAGAGATATTTGACAAGCTCTTTAAAATAAATAGTAAGGGTAGTCAAGAAAAGGATGCTAAAGAACAAATTATTTTACCTGACTCCAAGAATACATCAGGTAATAAAAACAAATTAAATTTTGACGAATTATTGTTACCTAGTTTAAAACTTATTACAGATCAAAATGAGGCAATGACTCTAGTTTATAGTGGGAATGTTCTGCTCTATTTCGAGGATCAACAAGTACTATATGCTAGCAATATTGCTCATAAACCAAATAGAACCCCAGAAGAAACGAACATGGAAGTAATCATACAAGGGCCAAGAGATAACTTTATCGAAGATCTATCAACGAATATCGCATTAATACGAAAGCGATTACCTACAAATTCATTATGTGTTGAAAAGATGAAGGTTGGGAAAAGATCAAAAACGGATATCGCTATTCTTTACGTTGAAGATGCTGTGAATAAAGACATCTTAACAGAAATAAAAAAACAGCTAAACACCGTTGAAAACGATGCGATTTTGAGTGGGCAGTCTTTAATGGAATTTGTAAACAAAAAAAACTGGTTTCTACCCGCTTTTAATAATACTGGTCGTCCTGATTTTGCGGTTCAATCCTTGGTAAGGGGAAGATTTACGATATTAGTTGATGGGGTTTCTTATGGAGTGATCACACCGGTTAACTTAGGATATTTATTAAAATCATCAGAGGATTTCGAAAATACAATCCCCTTCAGTAATTTTGAACGCTTTCTACATCTAATTGGGGTTACTTTAGGAATTATTTTTCCAGCATTTTGGTTGGCATTGACCTATTATCATCAAGATCAATTACCATTAGCCTTGCTTGCTACAGTAGTAGTTACAAATAGGGGACTACCGTTACCAGCACCTGTAGAAATGCTTTTATTACTCACTATTTTTGAATTACTTCGGGAGGCTGGCTTACGGTTACCTCAAGCCATTGGGGGAACAGTCAGTGTTGTTGGTGGGATTATTATTGGAGACGCTGCGATAAGTGCCGGAATTACCAGTCCTGCAATGATTGTTGTTATCGCAATTTCTACAATTGCTACATTTACACTTCCGAACAAATCTTTATTAACAACGATAAGTGTCATTCGTATCGCATTTGTTATCGTAACAGCTTTCTTTGGATTATTTGGACTTTTAATCTGCGTCTATTTATTAATCCTGTATATTGGCAATATGAGAGTTTTTGGTGTTCCATACTTAGGTATATCAGCTGATTTAAGTTGGAATACGATTAGAAAAATATTATTCCGCCCAGCTAAATATCATTATCAACAAAGACCCAACATGTTAGATCCTCAAGATGAGTCTCGGGAAAGGCAATGA
- a CDS encoding alpha/beta hydrolase: MPLHTYIQEYFSKYPETRIKGVQNQPIIKRPKMYKVEKVSAKNGETNIPIRIYTPILEEHEIEHDYPIFIYLHDGGYTNNGFETHDISCRLISSLCGFKVITMDYELGNQEISDTIQDCYASVNWITKHAQNYGGRSDDISIGGASIGAYFASVIMLKSLITGDFNLTKQVLHYPIIDLNETILNSPYLSRKMYNAKYGVDLTTHQTHLIQDEQIEHLKTSPLNVKQTDLAKMPKTLLFTSEYDPFCDEGELFADKLKEAGTQVKLVRFDGNIHGFMQNFPGSPDYMRGHELTAEFLANE, translated from the coding sequence ATGCCGCTACATACGTATATACAAGAGTACTTCTCCAAATATCCAGAAACACGTATAAAAGGAGTTCAAAATCAACCGATCATAAAACGGCCGAAAATGTACAAGGTAGAAAAAGTTTCTGCTAAAAATGGTGAAACGAACATTCCAATTCGCATATATACACCAATTTTAGAAGAACATGAAATCGAACATGATTATCCAATTTTTATCTATTTACATGATGGTGGATATACTAACAATGGTTTTGAAACACACGATATATCTTGCCGTCTAATTAGTTCTTTATGCGGGTTTAAGGTAATTACAATGGATTATGAACTAGGTAATCAAGAAATTTCTGATACAATTCAGGATTGTTACGCTTCAGTAAATTGGATTACAAAACATGCACAAAATTATGGTGGACGGTCAGACGACATTTCAATAGGCGGTGCTAGTATAGGTGCCTATTTTGCTTCAGTCATTATGTTAAAGTCATTGATCACTGGTGATTTTAATTTAACCAAACAAGTCCTACATTATCCAATTATCGATTTAAACGAAACGATTCTAAACAGCCCGTATTTATCCCGCAAAATGTATAATGCCAAATATGGTGTCGATCTGACCACTCATCAAACACACCTCATACAGGATGAACAAATAGAGCATCTAAAAACCTCTCCATTGAATGTGAAGCAAACGGATTTAGCCAAAATGCCGAAAACTTTACTATTCACATCTGAGTATGACCCATTTTGCGATGAAGGTGAATTGTTTGCAGACAAATTAAAAGAAGCAGGAACACAAGTAAAATTAGTCCGCTTTGACGGTAATATTCATGGTTTTATGCAAAATTTTCCTGGTTCACCGGATTATATGCGCGGTCATGAGCTCACAGCTGAATTTTTAGCAAATGAGTAA
- a CDS encoding CapA family protein, with protein sequence MIKIQFLILLMILLVLTACNVEDYVIGEASQGNNEEVVQVDVEPIVPEPKEPEHYSATISAIGDILIHNSVYEDAQIANHQYDFTKMFTDVKPYLENTDLTIANSESIIGGQELGLSSYPLFNSPYEIGDALKQVGVDVVNMANNHTLDRGEQAIINATNYWDRLGITYVGASPSQEVSQEIKTLTANNIVFSFSGYTYGTNGLQTPVGKEYLVNYIDQEKMAHDIQIAKKISDVVILNLHIGNEYEQHFNDDQNQIAQFAADEGVDIVIAHHPHVLQPVKWYEGIEGNKTFVVHSLGNFLSAQDMLYTKIGAILQLRVNKTVSYDIEGNETVTIEITNPKMLPTFVKFQNWSNYKIISLQKATNKDLPNANGVYEEIKSHMSQYVPELQFFEEQFHENVPTSAY encoded by the coding sequence ATGATTAAAATACAATTTTTAATACTATTAATGATTTTGCTAGTTTTAACTGCCTGTAACGTTGAAGACTATGTCATAGGTGAAGCATCGCAAGGAAACAATGAGGAAGTCGTACAGGTGGATGTAGAACCGATTGTTCCAGAACCGAAAGAACCCGAACATTACTCAGCAACAATCAGTGCCATAGGAGATATCCTTATACATAATTCTGTTTATGAAGATGCACAAATAGCAAATCATCAATATGACTTCACAAAAATGTTTACAGATGTAAAACCATACTTAGAAAATACCGATTTAACGATTGCAAACTCCGAAAGTATCATTGGAGGGCAAGAACTGGGTCTTTCAAGTTATCCACTTTTTAATAGTCCATACGAAATTGGGGATGCGCTAAAGCAGGTTGGGGTAGATGTCGTTAATATGGCCAATAACCATACTTTAGATCGTGGGGAGCAAGCCATTATCAACGCAACGAACTATTGGGATAGATTAGGCATTACGTATGTAGGTGCGTCACCATCACAAGAAGTATCACAAGAAATTAAAACGCTCACTGCAAACAATATCGTCTTCTCGTTTTCAGGCTACACATATGGTACAAATGGACTTCAAACACCGGTAGGAAAAGAATATTTAGTGAATTACATAGACCAAGAAAAAATGGCACATGATATTCAAATAGCGAAGAAAATATCAGATGTGGTCATATTAAACTTACATATTGGAAATGAATACGAACAGCATTTTAACGATGATCAAAATCAAATTGCTCAATTTGCTGCAGATGAAGGGGTCGATATTGTGATTGCTCATCACCCACATGTACTACAACCAGTGAAATGGTATGAAGGTATAGAGGGGAACAAAACATTTGTTGTCCATTCTTTAGGAAATTTCTTATCGGCTCAAGATATGTTGTATACAAAAATTGGCGCTATTCTACAATTACGTGTAAATAAAACCGTTTCTTATGATATAGAAGGAAATGAAACGGTGACAATCGAAATAACAAATCCAAAAATGCTTCCTACTTTTGTGAAATTCCAAAATTGGTCGAATTACAAAATCATTTCATTACAAAAAGCAACGAATAAAGATTTACCAAATGCTAATGGAGTTTACGAAGAAATCAAAAGCCATATGTCTCAATATGTACCAGAACTTCAGTTTTTTGAAGAACAATTTCATGAAAATGTACCAACATCCGCATATTAA
- a CDS encoding S-layer homology domain-containing protein, producing MKKFQKYLVATSMTSVLLFSGSLASAASFKDVQEEHWAKDEIDFLVDQNILDDHNKMFHPNKTITKAQAAIILANALDLKTNNKKLKFKDVSKKHYAYKDILAVVNAGIFPNEKSFKPNEPLTRKEVADILVKAYKLQDLGNIEFKDVPKSSKWYEAITRLAENGIISGESDGSFKPNKKVTRAEFAIYIARAMNDDFLPTQYNIPMNVNPVVKLFDYTIKNPKNIPSLFTSTKDYGFTDLKVKELDVHELNQVGRLNGVTEFSVKFTIKLNGKETDLVKSGYNELYFLVTKEGYMEYKIQSVSDKPQLKGDDSIAFTTKDAQSLFNESQKGYWTVVRGGDGLRNESTFVHNGTEYRYMAESLETKEKFEVFLGNVYTPEKVAEIYKQLRFITRNGKLAQPNADGGSILNWEKATIKQTLNSTTIKKYELKVPLGESKEIETMVGELRFVPGQGWRVQVLERK from the coding sequence TTGAAAAAGTTTCAAAAATACCTAGTTGCTACTTCTATGACGAGTGTTCTTTTATTTTCTGGATCATTGGCTTCGGCCGCATCATTTAAGGATGTTCAGGAAGAGCATTGGGCAAAAGACGAAATTGACTTCTTAGTAGATCAAAATATATTAGATGACCATAACAAAATGTTTCATCCTAATAAAACAATTACGAAGGCACAAGCAGCCATCATCCTTGCGAATGCACTGGATTTAAAAACTAACAATAAAAAGCTAAAATTTAAAGATGTTAGTAAAAAGCATTATGCCTATAAAGATATTTTAGCAGTTGTAAATGCGGGGATCTTTCCAAATGAAAAGAGTTTTAAGCCAAATGAACCATTAACAAGAAAAGAAGTGGCAGACATTTTGGTGAAAGCCTATAAACTTCAAGATCTAGGTAATATAGAATTTAAAGATGTTCCGAAATCATCGAAATGGTATGAGGCTATTACGAGATTAGCTGAAAATGGAATTATTAGTGGTGAGTCAGATGGATCATTCAAACCAAATAAAAAAGTGACGCGTGCCGAATTTGCTATTTATATTGCACGTGCGATGAATGATGACTTTTTACCAACTCAATACAATATCCCAATGAATGTAAATCCTGTTGTGAAATTATTTGATTATACAATCAAAAATCCTAAAAACATTCCATCCTTATTTACATCAACAAAAGATTATGGATTTACAGATTTAAAAGTGAAAGAGCTTGATGTACATGAATTAAATCAAGTTGGCCGTCTGAATGGTGTAACGGAATTCAGTGTTAAATTTACCATTAAATTAAATGGAAAAGAAACTGATTTGGTGAAAAGTGGCTATAATGAGCTATATTTTTTAGTGACAAAAGAAGGTTATATGGAATATAAAATTCAATCTGTCAGCGACAAACCTCAACTGAAAGGGGATGACTCGATCGCCTTTACAACAAAAGATGCGCAATCTTTATTTAATGAATCACAAAAAGGGTACTGGACAGTTGTCAGAGGTGGAGATGGATTACGAAATGAATCAACATTTGTCCATAACGGAACTGAATACCGCTATATGGCGGAATCGTTAGAAACAAAAGAGAAGTTTGAAGTGTTCCTTGGAAATGTCTATACGCCAGAAAAGGTGGCAGAAATTTATAAACAACTCAGATTCATCACACGAAATGGCAAGCTTGCTCAACCTAATGCAGATGGTGGAAGTATTTTGAATTGGGAAAAGGCTACAATTAAGCAAACCCTTAATTCGACAACGATTAAAAAATATGAGTTAAAAGTTCCTCTAGGAGAAAGCAAGGAAATTGAAACGATGGTTGGCGAACTTAGGTTTGTGCCAGGTCAAGGTTGGCGCGTTCAAGTTTTGGAGAGAAAATAG
- a CDS encoding TetR family transcriptional regulator has product MPKLSQEHKEQRKQQILMASLEVFKRKGYEKATLKDIVEEAGMSRGWIYLYFKDKIEIFEALILYLDQQMDDSILNQPNQPSIAKILRDFLESYYNVFPTIEDSIYPAIYEFWISGWREPRAKAIFMNRYETILQFLSNLIKEGIEQREFQPTLPAEDIAKMIMSTMDGILIHSLAFGSQTIDANHQVNLLIQRMEMLLNLSQDK; this is encoded by the coding sequence TTGCCGAAATTAAGCCAAGAACATAAGGAACAAAGAAAACAGCAAATCTTAATGGCATCTTTAGAGGTATTCAAACGGAAAGGATATGAAAAAGCCACACTGAAGGATATTGTCGAAGAGGCCGGGATGAGTCGTGGATGGATTTACTTATATTTCAAAGATAAAATCGAAATATTTGAAGCACTGATTCTGTATTTAGATCAACAAATGGATGATTCCATATTAAATCAGCCGAATCAACCATCAATAGCAAAGATTCTAAGGGATTTTTTAGAGAGTTATTACAACGTATTTCCAACAATTGAAGACAGTATTTATCCTGCTATATATGAATTTTGGATTTCGGGTTGGAGAGAACCAAGAGCAAAAGCAATCTTTATGAATCGATATGAAACAATACTCCAGTTTCTTTCAAATTTGATTAAGGAGGGCATTGAACAGAGAGAATTTCAACCTACGCTACCTGCAGAAGACATTGCAAAAATGATCATGTCTACTATGGATGGGATTTTAATCCACAGTTTAGCATTTGGCTCGCAAACCATTGATGCAAATCACCAAGTGAACCTTCTTATCCAAAGAATGGAAATGTTATTAAACTTGTCTCAAGACAAGTGA
- a CDS encoding YrhA family protein translates to MPQWEDMLIEIEKIEERYGSSLRNPASDTEIVKMKQVIQQKLGNIVLPKSYLNLLKKINGLDFNGLIVYGVDKVLLEQEVDEDLHGFIETNELWHENDWQKQYVFFGDSDTAWYCYDLQENLYVELDKPSGTLMQSFGNFDAMLNDALETILS, encoded by the coding sequence ATGCCCCAGTGGGAAGACATGTTGATAGAAATAGAAAAAATTGAAGAAAGATATGGGAGTTCGCTTAGAAATCCAGCATCAGATACAGAAATCGTAAAAATGAAACAAGTTATTCAGCAGAAATTAGGAAATATTGTATTACCTAAGTCATATCTTAATCTTCTAAAGAAAATAAATGGGTTAGATTTTAACGGATTAATAGTCTATGGTGTTGATAAGGTTCTACTTGAACAAGAAGTTGATGAAGATCTTCATGGGTTTATTGAGACAAATGAACTTTGGCATGAGAATGATTGGCAAAAGCAATATGTATTTTTTGGAGATTCTGATACAGCGTGGTATTGTTATGATTTACAGGAGAATTTATATGTAGAACTCGATAAACCTTCAGGAACTTTAATGCAGTCATTTGGAAATTTTGATGCTATGTTGAATGATGCACTTGAAACAATTCTTTCGTAA